One genomic window of Manihot esculenta cultivar AM560-2 chromosome 16, M.esculenta_v8, whole genome shotgun sequence includes the following:
- the LOC110603185 gene encoding probable pectate lyase 16: MASLRHSVFLASLVSIFVFTSQANADDYEAQPLSSYLPSNTQSVLNTIDSCWRTDSNWASNRQALADCAVGFGQAALGGKYGDIYVVTTPDDDPINPKPGTLRYGAIQTEPLWIIFDEDMVIALENELIMNSFKTIDGRGAKVEIANGPCLTIEGVSHVIIHGISIHDCKPGKQGLVRSTPMHVGERQGSDGDAIAVFASSNIWIDHCFLASCTDGLIDVIHASTSVTISNNYFSQHDKVMLLGHNDEYTADKVMKVTVVFNHFGTGLVQRLPRVRFGYAHVANNRYDQWEMYAIGGSADPTIFSEANYFIAPDDAYAKEVTKREVTGGWKNWKWRSSRDVFMNGAYFIQSGYGSCAPPYAGDQSFTVAPGSLVPALTSDAGPLSCITGKVC; the protein is encoded by the exons ATGGCCTCACTACGACATTCTGTATTCCTTGCTTCTCTAGTTTCAATCTTTGTTTTTACCTCACAAGCTAATGCGGATGATTACGAGGCTCAACCTTTATCAAGTTATCTTCCTAGCAATACTCAAAGTGTCTTAAACACCATAGACTCATGCTGGCGCACGGACTCCAACTGGGCAAGCAATCGCCAAGCCTTGGCTGACTGCGCAGTCGGTTTTGGCCAAGCTGCATTGGGAGGGAAATATGGGGATATCTACGTAGTTACCACCCCAGATGATGATCCTATAAATCCTAAACCAGGCACACTCCGATATGGAGCAATCCAAACAGAACCTCTTTGGATAATCTTTGACGAGGATATGGTTATTGCACTAGAAAATGAGCTTATAATGAACAGTTTCAAGACAATAGATGGGAGAGGGGCTAAAGTGGAGATTGCCAATGGACCATGCTTAACCATTGAAGGCGTTAGCCATGTTATTATACATGGGATTAGCATCCACGACTGTAAGCCAGGAAAGCAAGGCTTAGTTAGGAGCACTCCGATGCATGTTGGTGAACGTCAAGGCTCTGATGGAGATGCTATAGCTGTTTTTGCATCTTCTAatatttggattgatcattgctTTCTAGCTAGCTGCACTGATGGGCTAATTGATGTCATTCATGCTTCAACTTCTGTCACCATCTCTAACAACTATTTTTCTCAGCATGATAAG GTGATGCTTCTGGGACACAATGATGAATATACTGCTGATAAAGTTATGAAAGTCACGGTGGTCTTCAACCATTTTGGCACTGGACTTGTCCAAAGATTGCCAAG AGTCAGGTTTGGCTATGCACATGTTGCCAATAATAGGTATGACCAATGGGAAATGTATGCAATCGGAGGCAGTGCTGATCCTACCATTTTTAGCGAAGCCAACTACTTCATAGCTCCCGATGATGCCTATGCCAAAGAG GTGACCAAGAGAGAGGTAACCGGGGGATGGAAGAATTGGAAATGGAGATCTTCCAGAGATGTGTTTATGAATGGCGCCTACTTTATTCAATCTGGATATGGAAGTTGTGCACCACCTTATGCTGGAGACCAATCATTTACGGTTGCTCCAGGATCTTTGGTTCCTGCCTTAACATCTGATGCTGGCCCTTTAAGTTGCATTACTGGAAAAGTTTGCTAA
- the LOC110603186 gene encoding uncharacterized protein LOC110603186 isoform X2 — MGDLLIFFKCISENKPFPCSCFYHFLCFIHVMLSLLLFSSITAQASHCRASCGTILINYPFGIDDGCGSPYYRHVLVCSDSGNLELRTPSGRYQVHSISYSDPHIIVVDPFMWNCQDGSQFRATRPFSLDTSTHFTLSSQNDYLFFNCSEENVIVEPKPMFCERFPDKCDSTCDSASYLCRNLPGCATAFGGSSCCSYFPKATESLRLMLEYCASYTSIYWKNGGNSPYDKVPEYGIRIDFDIPVTTHCLECQDMMKGGGTCGFDTQSQNFLCLCNDRNVTTYCKDHGTSRQHSRAGVIAVTGVSAAWALGVGAGLWYWKKVKAKAPVTSGVQSNENRLF; from the exons ATGGGTGATCTCTTAATCTTCTTCAAATGCATATCAGAAAACAAGCCTTTCCCATGTTCTTGTTTTTATCACTTCCTATGTTTTATACATGTTATGCTTAGTCTTCTATTATTTAGCAGTATAACAGCTCAAGCCAGCCATTGCAGAGCTTCCTGTGGCACCATTCTAATAAACTACCCTTTTGGTATTGATGATGGCTGTGGCAGTCCTTATTACAGACACGTACTTGTTTGCTCTGATTCAGGTAACCTTGAGCTTCGAACTCCTTCTGGGAGATACCAAGTACACAGCATCAGCTACTCTGATCCCCATATCATAGTTGTCGATCCATTCATGTGGAATTGTCAAGATGGCAGTCAGTTCAGGGCAACCAGGCCTTTTAGCCTCGATACAAGCACACACTTCACACTCTCCTCTCAAAATGACTATCTCTTCTTCAACTGTAGTGAAGAGAACGTAATCGTTGAGCCCAAGCCTATGTTCTGTGAGCGGTTTCCTGACAAGTGCGACTCCACATGTGATAGTGCAAGTTATCTTTGCAGGAATCTGCCAGGGTGTGCTACTGCATTCGGTGGCAGTTCTTGCTGCTCTTACTTCCCGAAAGCAACCGAGTCTTTGAGGCTTATGCTCGAGTATTGTGCTAGTTACACAAGCATTTACTGGAAAAATGGTGGAAATTCTCCTTATGATAAAGTCCCTGAGTATGGGATTAGGATCGATTTTGACATTCCAGTGACTACCCATTGCCTTGAGTGTCAAGACATGATGAAAGGTGGCGGAACTTGTGGATTTGACACACAGTCACAGAATTTCTTGTGTCTATGTAACGACAGAAATGTCACCACTTATTGTAAAG ATCATGGCACTTCTAGGCAGCACAGCAGGGCAGGAGTCATTGCAG TTActggagtttcggctgcctggGCCTTGGGAGTCGGTGCTGGCTTATGGTATTGGAAAAAAGTGAAAGCAAAAGCACCAGTTACAAGTGGGGTTCAAAGCAATGAGAACAGGCTCTTCTGA
- the LOC110603186 gene encoding uncharacterized protein LOC110603186 isoform X1, whose translation MGDLLIFFKCISENKPFPCSCFYHFLCFIHVMLSLLLFSSITAQASHCRASCGTILINYPFGIDDGCGSPYYRHVLVCSDSGNLELRTPSGRYQVHSISYSDPHIIVVDPFMWNCQDGSQFRATRPFSLDTSTHFTLSSQNDYLFFNCSEENVIVEPKPMFCERFPDKCDSTCDSASYLCRNLPGCATAFGGSSCCSYFPKATESLRLMLEYCASYTSIYWKNGGNSPYDKVPEYGIRIDFDIPVTTHCLECQDMMKGGGTCGFDTQSQNFLCLCNDRNVTTYCKDHGTSRQHSRAGVIAGTVTGVSAAWALGVGAGLWYWKKVKAKAPVTSGVQSNENRLF comes from the exons ATGGGTGATCTCTTAATCTTCTTCAAATGCATATCAGAAAACAAGCCTTTCCCATGTTCTTGTTTTTATCACTTCCTATGTTTTATACATGTTATGCTTAGTCTTCTATTATTTAGCAGTATAACAGCTCAAGCCAGCCATTGCAGAGCTTCCTGTGGCACCATTCTAATAAACTACCCTTTTGGTATTGATGATGGCTGTGGCAGTCCTTATTACAGACACGTACTTGTTTGCTCTGATTCAGGTAACCTTGAGCTTCGAACTCCTTCTGGGAGATACCAAGTACACAGCATCAGCTACTCTGATCCCCATATCATAGTTGTCGATCCATTCATGTGGAATTGTCAAGATGGCAGTCAGTTCAGGGCAACCAGGCCTTTTAGCCTCGATACAAGCACACACTTCACACTCTCCTCTCAAAATGACTATCTCTTCTTCAACTGTAGTGAAGAGAACGTAATCGTTGAGCCCAAGCCTATGTTCTGTGAGCGGTTTCCTGACAAGTGCGACTCCACATGTGATAGTGCAAGTTATCTTTGCAGGAATCTGCCAGGGTGTGCTACTGCATTCGGTGGCAGTTCTTGCTGCTCTTACTTCCCGAAAGCAACCGAGTCTTTGAGGCTTATGCTCGAGTATTGTGCTAGTTACACAAGCATTTACTGGAAAAATGGTGGAAATTCTCCTTATGATAAAGTCCCTGAGTATGGGATTAGGATCGATTTTGACATTCCAGTGACTACCCATTGCCTTGAGTGTCAAGACATGATGAAAGGTGGCGGAACTTGTGGATTTGACACACAGTCACAGAATTTCTTGTGTCTATGTAACGACAGAAATGTCACCACTTATTGTAAAG ATCATGGCACTTCTAGGCAGCACAGCAGGGCAGGAGTCATTGCAG GGACAGTTActggagtttcggctgcctggGCCTTGGGAGTCGGTGCTGGCTTATGGTATTGGAAAAAAGTGAAAGCAAAAGCACCAGTTACAAGTGGGGTTCAAAGCAATGAGAACAGGCTCTTCTGA
- the LOC110603188 gene encoding stigma-specific STIG1-like protein 1 → MRSLKLFLLLSLLVASAAIALPTTPSEEESFMDDNDDAAEENSDIPLQENQETTSSLRGTKRYLAQETRGVQMTCDKYPRVCRAKGSPGPDCCKKKCVNVKTDKLNCGKCGKKCKYPEICCKGVCVNPMSNKKHCGGCNNKCKQGSQCVYGMCSYA, encoded by the coding sequence ATGAGGTCTCTCAAGTTATTCCTTTTATTGTCCCTGCTTGTAGCTTCTGCTGCCATTGCTCTCCCCACCACCCCCTCTGAAGAAGAATCATTCATGGACGATAACGATGACGCTGCAGAGGAAAACTCTGACATCCCTTTGCAGGAGAACCAAGAAACAACTTCTTCTTTGAGAGGAACAAAGCGGTATCTTGCCCAGGAAACAAGAGGAGTGCAAATGACGTGTGACAAATACCCTAGGGTTTGTAGAGCGAAGGGCAGCCCAGGGCCAGACTGCTGCAAGAAGAAATGTGTGAATGTGAAGACAGATAAGCTTAACTGCGGCAAGTGTGGGAAGAAATGCAAGTATCCAGAGATTTGCTGCAAAGGGGTATGTGTAAACCCAATGTCCAACAAGAAGCACTGTGGAGGCTGCAACAACAAGTGCAAGCAAGGGAGTCAATGTGTTTATGGGATGTGCAGCTATGCATAA
- the LOC110603189 gene encoding stigma-specific STIG1-like protein 1 translates to MRSLKLFFLLSMLVASAAIALPTTPSEEESFMDDNDDAAEENSDIPWQENQETTSSLRETMRFLAQKTRAEKMTCDKYPRVCRAKGSPGPDCCKKKCVNVMTDKLNCGKCGKKCKYPEICCKGVCVNPMSNKKHCGGCNNKCKKGSACVYGMCSYA, encoded by the coding sequence ATGAGGTCTCTCAAACTATTCTTTTTATTGTCCATGCTTGTTGCTTCTGCTGCCATTGCTCTCCCCACCACCCCCTCTGAAGAAGAATCATTCATGGACGATAACGATGATGCAGCGGAGGAAAACTCTGATATCCCTTGGCAGGAGAACCAAGAAACAACTTCTTCTTTGAGAGAAACAATGCGGTTTCTTGCCCAGAAAACAAGAGCAGAGAAAATGACGTGTGACAAATACCCTAGGGTTTGCAGAGCGAAGGGCAGCCCAGGGCCAGACTGCTGCAAGAAGAAATGTGTGAATGTGATGACAGACAAGCTTAACTGCGGCAAATGTGGGAAGAAATGCAAGTATCCAGAGATTTGCTGCAAAGGGGTGTGCGTAAACCCAATGTCCAACAAGAAGCACTGTGGAGGTTGCAACAACAAGTGCAAGAAAGGAAGTGCATGTGTTTATGGGATGTGCAGTTATGCGTAG